From the Meleagris gallopavo isolate NT-WF06-2002-E0010 breed Aviagen turkey brand Nicholas breeding stock chromosome 17, Turkey_5.1, whole genome shotgun sequence genome, one window contains:
- the MYO1H gene encoding unconventional myosin-Ih isoform X2, translated as MEGALIARDRVGVQDFVLLDSHTSEAAFLNNLRKRYQENLIYTYIGTLLVSVNPYKELDIYTVTQMQLYRGVNFFELPPHLYAIADNAYRVMCSEYNNHFILISGESGAGKTEASKKILQYYAVTCPTTEQLQVVRDRLLLSNPVLEAFGNAKTLRNDNSSRFGKYMDIQFDFKGAPVGGHILSYLIEKSRVVHQNHGERNFHIFYQLLEGGEKDLLCWLGLERNPQKYAYLIQGRCAKVFSINDKNDWKIVRKAFSIIDFTEKDLEHLFGIVASVLHLGNIQFEEDSNGHAIIRNGTQIKWISKLLGVHLSILQEALTHRKIEARSEEVLSPLNVDLAFYARDAVAKAIYGRTFTWLVNKINGSLANKDSTRKTVIGLLDIYGFEVLDTNSFEQFCINYCNEKLQQLLIEMTLKAEQEEYEMEGIEWEPIPYFNNKIICDLVEQKHKGIISILDEECLRPGEATDLSFLEKLEEKVGDHAHFVTRKLADQKTRKSIDWVDFRLLHYAGEVTYCAVGFLEKNNDLLYRNLKEVLCNSKNGIIRDCFLLSELDSRRRPETVATQFKNSLMSLIEILMSKEPSYIRCIKPNENKEPGMFDDCLIRHQVKYLGLMEHLRVRRAGFAYRRKYEHFLQRYKSLCPATWPHWHGPAAEGVERLIKHIGYKPEEYKLGRTKIFIRFPKTLFATEDAFEIRKHMLVSRLQAKYKGRLGKRDYQKKRKAAIKLEACWRGVLARKEAKKRTWAVEIIRKFIKGFINRKKPLCPENIEFVRLVQYKYLMKLRDHIPRNVLDKSWLQPPSILEEISEMLQKMCTRNLVRKYCRGLTPERKVQLQQKAVTSAIFRGKKEGYQQSINLPFADTRLKETDINPKVLQLIQGEKVKYATPVVKYDRNGFKARERLLVLTQSSAYVVEMAKIKQKIDYATLKGISTSNLGDGIVVIHVPEDNKQKGDVILQCEHIFETVTKLCMLANKQNLVKVVKGSLRFRIGSGKEGTMVFAVGPEPHVFKAKDGQLTVVSNQAKS; from the exons ATGGAGGGGGCTCTGATAGCCCGGGACAGAGTTGGGGTGCAGGACTTTGTGCTTCTGGACTCCCACACCAGCGAGGCTGCTTTCCTGAACAACCTCCGCAAGCGATACCAAGAGAACCTCATCTAT ACGTACATTGGCACTCTTCTTGTATCTGTCAACCCTTACAAAGAGCTGGATATCTACACAGTGACCCAGATGCAGCTTTACCGAGGGGTGAACTTCTTTGAACTGCCACCTCATCT ATATGCCATAGCTGACAACGCCTACCGGGTGATGTGTAGTGAGTACAACAACCATTTCATCCTCATCTCTGGGGAGAGCGGAGCCGGGAAGACGGAGGCTTCCAAGAAGATTTTGCAGTACTATGCGGTCACCTGTCCGActacagagcagctgcaggtcGTCCGTGATCGTCTGCTGCTGTCAAACCCTGTGCTGGAG GCTTTTGGAAACGCAAAAACTCTGCGAAACGACAACTCGAGTAGATTTGGGAAATACATGGACATCCAATTTGACTTTAAG GGAGCTCCAGTGGGAGGGCACATCCTCAGTTATCTGATTGAGAAATCCCGAGTTGTCCATCAAAACCACGGAGAGAGGAATTTCCACATCTTCTACCAATTATTAGAGGGTGGAGAGAAGGATCTTCTCTGCTGGCTTGGGCTGGAGCGTAACCCTCAGAAGTATGCTTATCTCATCCAG GGTCGATGTGCCAAAGTGTTTTCTATTAATGACAAGAACGACTGGAAAATAGTCCGCAAAGCTTTTTCTATCATTGACTTCACTGAAAAAGACTTGGAG CATCTTTTTGGAATAGTTGCTAGTGTCCTGCACCTTGGGAACATTCAGTTTGAAGAAGATAGCAATGGACATGCCATCATTCGCAACGGCACTCAGATCAAGTGGATTTCAAAG CTCCTGGGTGTCCACTTGTCCATTCTGCAGGAAGCCCTCACCCATCGGAAGATTGAAGCCCGCTCTGAAGAG gtctTAAGTCCATTGAATGTCGATCTGGCATTCTATGCTCGGGATGCTGTAGCAAAGGCAATTTACGGACGGACTTTCACTTGGCTGGTCAACAAAATTAATGGCTCCTTAGCCAACAAG GATTCAACTCGTAAGACTGTTATTGGCCTGCTGGATATCTATGGCTTTGAAGTGCTGGACACGAACAG CTTTGAGCAGTTCTGTATTAATTACTGCAATGAGAAACTCCAGCAACTGTTGATTGAGATGACCTtgaaggcagagcaggaggagtatgaaatggaaggaatagag TGGGAACCAATTCCGTATTTTAACAACAAGATCATCTGTGACTTGGTTGAGCAGAAGCATAAAGGAATAATTTCCATTCTG GATGAAGAGTGCTTACGACCTGGTGAAGCAACTGACTTGAGCTTCTTGGAAAAGCTGGAAGAGAAAGTAGGAGACCATGCCCACTTCGTGAC TCGCAAGCTTGCAGATCAGAAAACACGAAAGTCCATTGACTGGGTGGATTTCCGCCTCCTGCACTACGCAGGGGAAGTCACGTACTGTGCAGTTG gatTTCTGGAAAAGAACAATGATCTCCTGTACAGAAACCTGAAAGAG GTGCTGTGCAACTCTAAAAATGGAATCATTAGAGACTGCTTTTTACTGTCAGAACTGGACAGCAGGAGGAGGCCAGAGACT GTTGCAACCCAGTTCAAAAACAGCCTAATGAGTCTGATAGAAATCCTGATGTCCAAGGAGCCTTCTTACATCCGATGCATTAAACCAAATGAGAACAAGGAACCTG GGATGTTTGATGATTGCCTGATCCGGCATCAGGTGAAATACCTGGGTCTGATGGAGCACCTGCGTGTGAGACGGGCTGGCTTTGCGTATCGGCGCAAGTATGAGCACTTCTTGCAAAG ATATAAATCCCTGTGTCCTGCTACCTGGCCGCACTGGCACGGGCCTGCAGCTGAAGGTGTGGAGAGGCTTATCAAGCACATAGGTTATAAACCTGAGGAATACAAATTGGGAAG aaccAAAATATTCATTCGTTTCCCAAAGACTCTGTTCGCTACTGAAGATGCGTTTGAAATAAGAAAGCACATGTTAG TTTCAAGACTACAAGCCAAATATAAAGGACGCCTCGGGAAGAGAGACtaccagaaaaagagaaaagcag CTATCAAGCTGGAGGCTTGTTGGCGAGGAGTGCTGGCACGGAAGGAGGCCAAGAAGAGGACCTGGGCTGTTGAGATCATCAGGAA ATTCATAAAGGGTTTCATCAATCGGAAGAAACCTCTGTGCCCAGAGAACATTGAATTTGTGCGGCTTGTGCAGTACAAATACCTCATGAAGCTCAGAGACCACATCCCCAGAAATGTCTTGGACAAGAGCTGGCTCCAACCTCCTTCTATCCTGGAAGAG ATATCTGAGATGCTACAGAAAATGTGTACTAGGAACCTAGTACGGAAGTACTGCCGAGGTCTCACTCCTGAGAGGAAAGTGCAG TTACAGCAAAAAGCTGTCACAAGTGCcattttcagaggaaagaaggagggcTACCAGCAGAGCATAAACCTGCCCTTTGCGGACACTCGATTGA AAGAGACGGATATAAACCCCAAAGTTCTGCAGCTCATACAGGGCGAGAAGGTGAag TATGCAACTCCCGTGGTCAAATACGACAGGAATGGCTTCAAAGCACGGGAGCGCCTGCTGGTTCTGACCCAGTCCTCGGCGTACGTGGTGGAAATGGCCAAGATCAAGCAGAAAATAGACTATGCCACTTTGAAAG GTATTTCTACCAGTAATCTGGGTGATGGGATTGTGGTCATCCATGTTCCCGAGGACAACAAACAAAAG GGAGATGTGATACTTCAGTGTGAACATATCTTTGAGACAGTCACTAAGCTCTGCATGCTGGCCAACAAGCAGAACCTTGTTAAAGTTGTGAAGGGAAG CCTTCGGTTTCGCATTGGCTCTGGGAAGGAAGGGACAATGGTGTTTGCTGTTGGGCCGGAGCCCCATGTCTTTAAAGCCAAAGATGGACAGCTTACAGTG GTGTCAAATCAGGCAAAGTCTTGA
- the KCTD10 gene encoding BTB/POZ domain-containing adapter for CUL3-mediated RhoA degradation protein 3 isoform X2 — translation MEEMSGESVVSSAVPAAATRTTSFKGTSPSSKYVKLNIGGALYYTTMQTLTKQDTMLKAMFSGRMEVLTDSEGWILIDRCGKHFGTILNYLRDGAVPLPESRREIEELLAEAKYYLVQGLVDECQAALQNKDAYEPFCKVPVITSSKEEQKLIATSNKPAVKLLYNRSNNKYSYTSNSDDNMLKNIELFDKLSLRFNGRVLFIKDVIGDEICCWSFYGQGRKIAEVCCTSIVYATEKKQTKVEFPEARIYEETLNILLYESQDGRGPDNALLEATGGAAGRSHHLEEDEERERIERVRRIHIKRPDDRAHLHQ, via the exons ATG GAAGAGATGTCGGGAGAAAGCGTGGTGAGCTCAGCAGTGCCGGCAGCTGCCACCCGCACGACCTCCTTCAAAGGAACAAGCCCGAGCTCCAAGTATGTCAAGCTGAACATCGGCGGGGCCCTGTACTACACCACCATGCAGACACTGACCAAGCAGGACACCATGCTCAAGGCCATGTTCAGTGGGAGAATGGAGGTTCTgacagacagtgaag GCTGGATCCTGATTGACCGCTGCGGGAAACACTTTGGGACAATCCTGAACTACCTGCGTGACGGCGCTGTGCCGCTCCCGGAGAGCCGCAGAGAGATTGAGGAGCTCCTGGCTGAAGCCAAGTATTACCTGGTCCAGGGGCTGGTGGACGAGTGCCAGGCAGCCTTGCAG AACAAAGATGCATATGAACCATTCTGCAAGGTACCAGTCATCACTTCTTCCAAGGAAGAGCAAAAACTTATAGCCACTTCTAACAAG CCAGCAGTGAAGTTGCTATACAACAGAAGCAACAACAAATATTCCTACACCAG CAACTCTGACGACAACATGCTGAAAAACATTGAGCTATTTGATAAGCTGTCCTTGAGGTTTAATGGGAGAGTGCTCTTTATAAAAGATGTGATTGGAGACGAGATCTGCTGCTGGTCTTTCTATGGGCAGGGACGGAAGATTGCTGAAGTCTGTTGCACTTCCATTGTTTATGCTactgagaaaaaacagacaaag GTGGAGTTTCCAGAAGCCCGCATTTATGAGGAGACACTGAACATTCTGCTGTACGAGTCCCAGGATGGCAGGGGACCCGACAACGCGCTCCTGGAAGCCACAGGAGGGGCAGCTGGCCGCTCCCATCACCTGGAGGAAGATGAGGAGCGAGAGCGCATTGAACGCGTGCGAAGGATCCACATCAAACGTCCCGATGACAGAGCCCATCTGCACCAGTGA
- the MYO1H gene encoding unconventional myosin-Ih isoform X1 encodes MSYDNMEEVRKEEVEDNTDIIMEGALIARDRVGVQDFVLLDSHTSEAAFLNNLRKRYQENLIYTYIGTLLVSVNPYKELDIYTVTQMQLYRGVNFFELPPHLYAIADNAYRVMCSEYNNHFILISGESGAGKTEASKKILQYYAVTCPTTEQLQVVRDRLLLSNPVLEAFGNAKTLRNDNSSRFGKYMDIQFDFKGAPVGGHILSYLIEKSRVVHQNHGERNFHIFYQLLEGGEKDLLCWLGLERNPQKYAYLIQGRCAKVFSINDKNDWKIVRKAFSIIDFTEKDLEHLFGIVASVLHLGNIQFEEDSNGHAIIRNGTQIKWISKLLGVHLSILQEALTHRKIEARSEEVLSPLNVDLAFYARDAVAKAIYGRTFTWLVNKINGSLANKDSTRKTVIGLLDIYGFEVLDTNSFEQFCINYCNEKLQQLLIEMTLKAEQEEYEMEGIEWEPIPYFNNKIICDLVEQKHKGIISILDEECLRPGEATDLSFLEKLEEKVGDHAHFVTRKLADQKTRKSIDWVDFRLLHYAGEVTYCAVGFLEKNNDLLYRNLKEVLCNSKNGIIRDCFLLSELDSRRRPETVATQFKNSLMSLIEILMSKEPSYIRCIKPNENKEPGMFDDCLIRHQVKYLGLMEHLRVRRAGFAYRRKYEHFLQRYKSLCPATWPHWHGPAAEGVERLIKHIGYKPEEYKLGRTKIFIRFPKTLFATEDAFEIRKHMLVSRLQAKYKGRLGKRDYQKKRKAAIKLEACWRGVLARKEAKKRTWAVEIIRKFIKGFINRKKPLCPENIEFVRLVQYKYLMKLRDHIPRNVLDKSWLQPPSILEEISEMLQKMCTRNLVRKYCRGLTPERKVQLQQKAVTSAIFRGKKEGYQQSINLPFADTRLKETDINPKVLQLIQGEKVKYATPVVKYDRNGFKARERLLVLTQSSAYVVEMAKIKQKIDYATLKGISTSNLGDGIVVIHVPEDNKQKGDVILQCEHIFETVTKLCMLANKQNLVKVVKGSLRFRIGSGKEGTMVFAVGPEPHVFKAKDGQLTVVSNQAKS; translated from the exons ATGTCTTATGACAATATGGAAGAAGTGAGG AAGGAAGAGGTGGAAGATAACACCGACATCATCATGGAGGGGGCTCTGATAGCCCGGGACAGAGTTGGGGTGCAGGACTTTGTGCTTCTGGACTCCCACACCAGCGAGGCTGCTTTCCTGAACAACCTCCGCAAGCGATACCAAGAGAACCTCATCTAT ACGTACATTGGCACTCTTCTTGTATCTGTCAACCCTTACAAAGAGCTGGATATCTACACAGTGACCCAGATGCAGCTTTACCGAGGGGTGAACTTCTTTGAACTGCCACCTCATCT ATATGCCATAGCTGACAACGCCTACCGGGTGATGTGTAGTGAGTACAACAACCATTTCATCCTCATCTCTGGGGAGAGCGGAGCCGGGAAGACGGAGGCTTCCAAGAAGATTTTGCAGTACTATGCGGTCACCTGTCCGActacagagcagctgcaggtcGTCCGTGATCGTCTGCTGCTGTCAAACCCTGTGCTGGAG GCTTTTGGAAACGCAAAAACTCTGCGAAACGACAACTCGAGTAGATTTGGGAAATACATGGACATCCAATTTGACTTTAAG GGAGCTCCAGTGGGAGGGCACATCCTCAGTTATCTGATTGAGAAATCCCGAGTTGTCCATCAAAACCACGGAGAGAGGAATTTCCACATCTTCTACCAATTATTAGAGGGTGGAGAGAAGGATCTTCTCTGCTGGCTTGGGCTGGAGCGTAACCCTCAGAAGTATGCTTATCTCATCCAG GGTCGATGTGCCAAAGTGTTTTCTATTAATGACAAGAACGACTGGAAAATAGTCCGCAAAGCTTTTTCTATCATTGACTTCACTGAAAAAGACTTGGAG CATCTTTTTGGAATAGTTGCTAGTGTCCTGCACCTTGGGAACATTCAGTTTGAAGAAGATAGCAATGGACATGCCATCATTCGCAACGGCACTCAGATCAAGTGGATTTCAAAG CTCCTGGGTGTCCACTTGTCCATTCTGCAGGAAGCCCTCACCCATCGGAAGATTGAAGCCCGCTCTGAAGAG gtctTAAGTCCATTGAATGTCGATCTGGCATTCTATGCTCGGGATGCTGTAGCAAAGGCAATTTACGGACGGACTTTCACTTGGCTGGTCAACAAAATTAATGGCTCCTTAGCCAACAAG GATTCAACTCGTAAGACTGTTATTGGCCTGCTGGATATCTATGGCTTTGAAGTGCTGGACACGAACAG CTTTGAGCAGTTCTGTATTAATTACTGCAATGAGAAACTCCAGCAACTGTTGATTGAGATGACCTtgaaggcagagcaggaggagtatgaaatggaaggaatagag TGGGAACCAATTCCGTATTTTAACAACAAGATCATCTGTGACTTGGTTGAGCAGAAGCATAAAGGAATAATTTCCATTCTG GATGAAGAGTGCTTACGACCTGGTGAAGCAACTGACTTGAGCTTCTTGGAAAAGCTGGAAGAGAAAGTAGGAGACCATGCCCACTTCGTGAC TCGCAAGCTTGCAGATCAGAAAACACGAAAGTCCATTGACTGGGTGGATTTCCGCCTCCTGCACTACGCAGGGGAAGTCACGTACTGTGCAGTTG gatTTCTGGAAAAGAACAATGATCTCCTGTACAGAAACCTGAAAGAG GTGCTGTGCAACTCTAAAAATGGAATCATTAGAGACTGCTTTTTACTGTCAGAACTGGACAGCAGGAGGAGGCCAGAGACT GTTGCAACCCAGTTCAAAAACAGCCTAATGAGTCTGATAGAAATCCTGATGTCCAAGGAGCCTTCTTACATCCGATGCATTAAACCAAATGAGAACAAGGAACCTG GGATGTTTGATGATTGCCTGATCCGGCATCAGGTGAAATACCTGGGTCTGATGGAGCACCTGCGTGTGAGACGGGCTGGCTTTGCGTATCGGCGCAAGTATGAGCACTTCTTGCAAAG ATATAAATCCCTGTGTCCTGCTACCTGGCCGCACTGGCACGGGCCTGCAGCTGAAGGTGTGGAGAGGCTTATCAAGCACATAGGTTATAAACCTGAGGAATACAAATTGGGAAG aaccAAAATATTCATTCGTTTCCCAAAGACTCTGTTCGCTACTGAAGATGCGTTTGAAATAAGAAAGCACATGTTAG TTTCAAGACTACAAGCCAAATATAAAGGACGCCTCGGGAAGAGAGACtaccagaaaaagagaaaagcag CTATCAAGCTGGAGGCTTGTTGGCGAGGAGTGCTGGCACGGAAGGAGGCCAAGAAGAGGACCTGGGCTGTTGAGATCATCAGGAA ATTCATAAAGGGTTTCATCAATCGGAAGAAACCTCTGTGCCCAGAGAACATTGAATTTGTGCGGCTTGTGCAGTACAAATACCTCATGAAGCTCAGAGACCACATCCCCAGAAATGTCTTGGACAAGAGCTGGCTCCAACCTCCTTCTATCCTGGAAGAG ATATCTGAGATGCTACAGAAAATGTGTACTAGGAACCTAGTACGGAAGTACTGCCGAGGTCTCACTCCTGAGAGGAAAGTGCAG TTACAGCAAAAAGCTGTCACAAGTGCcattttcagaggaaagaaggagggcTACCAGCAGAGCATAAACCTGCCCTTTGCGGACACTCGATTGA AAGAGACGGATATAAACCCCAAAGTTCTGCAGCTCATACAGGGCGAGAAGGTGAag TATGCAACTCCCGTGGTCAAATACGACAGGAATGGCTTCAAAGCACGGGAGCGCCTGCTGGTTCTGACCCAGTCCTCGGCGTACGTGGTGGAAATGGCCAAGATCAAGCAGAAAATAGACTATGCCACTTTGAAAG GTATTTCTACCAGTAATCTGGGTGATGGGATTGTGGTCATCCATGTTCCCGAGGACAACAAACAAAAG GGAGATGTGATACTTCAGTGTGAACATATCTTTGAGACAGTCACTAAGCTCTGCATGCTGGCCAACAAGCAGAACCTTGTTAAAGTTGTGAAGGGAAG CCTTCGGTTTCGCATTGGCTCTGGGAAGGAAGGGACAATGGTGTTTGCTGTTGGGCCGGAGCCCCATGTCTTTAAAGCCAAAGATGGACAGCTTACAGTG GTGTCAAATCAGGCAAAGTCTTGA
- the KCTD10 gene encoding BTB/POZ domain-containing adapter for CUL3-mediated RhoA degradation protein 3 isoform X1, producing MEEMSGESVVSSAVPAAATRTTSFKGTSPSSKYVKLNIGGALYYTTMQTLTKQDTMLKAMFSGRMEVLTDSEGWILIDRCGKHFGTILNYLRDGAVPLPESRREIEELLAEAKYYLVQGLVDECQAALQQNKDAYEPFCKVPVITSSKEEQKLIATSNKPAVKLLYNRSNNKYSYTSNSDDNMLKNIELFDKLSLRFNGRVLFIKDVIGDEICCWSFYGQGRKIAEVCCTSIVYATEKKQTKVEFPEARIYEETLNILLYESQDGRGPDNALLEATGGAAGRSHHLEEDEERERIERVRRIHIKRPDDRAHLHQ from the exons ATG GAAGAGATGTCGGGAGAAAGCGTGGTGAGCTCAGCAGTGCCGGCAGCTGCCACCCGCACGACCTCCTTCAAAGGAACAAGCCCGAGCTCCAAGTATGTCAAGCTGAACATCGGCGGGGCCCTGTACTACACCACCATGCAGACACTGACCAAGCAGGACACCATGCTCAAGGCCATGTTCAGTGGGAGAATGGAGGTTCTgacagacagtgaag GCTGGATCCTGATTGACCGCTGCGGGAAACACTTTGGGACAATCCTGAACTACCTGCGTGACGGCGCTGTGCCGCTCCCGGAGAGCCGCAGAGAGATTGAGGAGCTCCTGGCTGAAGCCAAGTATTACCTGGTCCAGGGGCTGGTGGACGAGTGCCAGGCAGCCTTGCAG CAGAACAAAGATGCATATGAACCATTCTGCAAGGTACCAGTCATCACTTCTTCCAAGGAAGAGCAAAAACTTATAGCCACTTCTAACAAG CCAGCAGTGAAGTTGCTATACAACAGAAGCAACAACAAATATTCCTACACCAG CAACTCTGACGACAACATGCTGAAAAACATTGAGCTATTTGATAAGCTGTCCTTGAGGTTTAATGGGAGAGTGCTCTTTATAAAAGATGTGATTGGAGACGAGATCTGCTGCTGGTCTTTCTATGGGCAGGGACGGAAGATTGCTGAAGTCTGTTGCACTTCCATTGTTTATGCTactgagaaaaaacagacaaag GTGGAGTTTCCAGAAGCCCGCATTTATGAGGAGACACTGAACATTCTGCTGTACGAGTCCCAGGATGGCAGGGGACCCGACAACGCGCTCCTGGAAGCCACAGGAGGGGCAGCTGGCCGCTCCCATCACCTGGAGGAAGATGAGGAGCGAGAGCGCATTGAACGCGTGCGAAGGATCCACATCAAACGTCCCGATGACAGAGCCCATCTGCACCAGTGA